A DNA window from Primulina tabacum isolate GXHZ01 chromosome 12, ASM2559414v2, whole genome shotgun sequence contains the following coding sequences:
- the LOC142521196 gene encoding transcription termination factor MTEF1, chloroplastic, whose amino-acid sequence MTLRLPIPTAPNSAKAHLSFPPTASAAASASASGATVDSGLKFREKLVYLQSLKVNPTKALYKNPNIRSAPLKTLRSITQCLASMGLESSAVSRILDMYPQLLTSDPYVDIYPIFDFLLNVVEIPFPEVRKTIIRCPRLLVSNPETQLKPTFEFLTELGFAGSNKFTSQTTLLLVSSLELTLKPKIEYLMGLGLDYNDVRNMVLRSPGLLTFSIENNYKPKVDYFLNEMNGDLEELKRFPQYFSFSLERKIKPRHHLLVEYGFSISLSDMLKVSDGEFSSQLIEGRLRMLDEREY is encoded by the coding sequence ATGACACTCCGATTGCCAATCCCCACAGCGCCCAACTCGGCAAAAGCTCACCTCTCCTTTCCTCCAACTGCCTCCGCCGCCGCTTCCGCTTCTGCTTCTGGCGCCACTGTGGACTCCGGCCTCAAATTCCGGGAGAAGCTCGTCTACCTTCAATCACTCAAGGTAAATCCCACGAAAGCCCTCTACAAGAACCCGAATATCCGCTCCGCCCCGCTCAAGACCCTCCGCTCCATCACCCAATGCCTCGCCTCGATGGGCCTCGAATCGTCTGCCGTTAGCCGCATACTCGACATGTACCCGCAGCTCCTCACCTCCGACCCATATGTAGATATTTATCCAATATTTGATTTTCTGCTGAATGTAGTTGAAATCCCCTTTCCCGAGGTTAGGAAGACCATCATTCGGTGCCCCCGTCTCCTTGTGTCAAACCCGGAAACACAATTGAAGCCCACGTTTGAATTCTTGACAGAATTGGGCTTTGCTGGTTCGAATAAATTCACATCCCAAACCACATTGTTGTTGGTTTCAAGCTTGGAGCTTACGCTGAAACCGAAGATTGAGTATTTGATGGGATTGGGGTTGGATTACAATGATGTTAGGAACATGGTGTTGAGATCACCTGGCTTGCTGACTTTTAGTATAGAGAATAATTATAAGCCTAAGGTAGATTATTTCTTGAATGAGATGAATGGGGATTTGGAGGAATTGAAGAGGTTTCCGCAGTATTTCTCATTCAGTTTGGAGAGGAAAATTAAGCCGCGCCACCATCTTTTGGTGGAGTATGGATTCTCGATATCGTTGTCTGATATGTTGAAGGTTAGTGACGGAGAATTCAGCTCACAGTTGATTGAGGGACGGCTGCGGATGCTGGATGAAAGAGAGTATTAG